The Candidatus Neomarinimicrobiota bacterium genome window below encodes:
- the lpxB gene encoding lipid-A-disaccharide synthase — MIVAGEISGDHHAAPLMAAIKEHHSDHRFWGLGGDRMTREGLDSLYHVKDLSVTGFIEVLKHLSFFKEVMHSVIEQCQQRQPDAAILLDYPGFNLRLGMKLKTLGIPVYYYISPQVWAWKKGRVKTMRRFIKRIFVIFPFEEDFYKKQGIPVTFAGHPLVEKDFNIPDRSAFFSQHGLDEKKPMIALLPGSRRNELERLTQPLLEALQLLKKQQPDLQFTLAGLSDLADSYYEPFLTLDGITLIKDDPYPMIFHADLAIVASGTATLETAYLGTPLVVIYRIAPLSYLIGKLLVKIDHIAMPNLIVDERAIPELIQKDANGQTIAKETLHLLSDQAARIEMSSKLAILKDALGQPGCAKIIASLILKDLD; from the coding sequence TTGATCGTTGCCGGGGAAATTTCCGGTGATCATCATGCAGCACCTTTGATGGCCGCCATTAAAGAACATCATTCAGATCATCGTTTTTGGGGTCTTGGTGGAGATCGCATGACCCGGGAGGGGTTAGACTCTCTGTATCACGTGAAAGATCTGAGTGTAACTGGTTTTATAGAGGTTCTAAAACACCTTTCTTTTTTTAAAGAGGTTATGCACTCTGTGATAGAACAGTGCCAACAGCGTCAACCGGATGCGGCCATTCTGCTTGATTATCCCGGATTTAACCTGCGCCTTGGAATGAAGCTAAAAACACTGGGTATTCCAGTGTATTATTATATATCGCCTCAAGTCTGGGCCTGGAAAAAGGGTCGTGTAAAAACTATGCGGCGGTTTATTAAGCGCATTTTTGTGATCTTTCCTTTTGAAGAGGATTTCTACAAGAAGCAGGGTATTCCTGTTACTTTCGCGGGTCACCCGCTGGTGGAAAAGGACTTTAATATACCAGATAGATCTGCTTTTTTCAGTCAGCATGGTCTTGATGAGAAAAAACCAATGATTGCCTTGCTGCCAGGTAGTCGACGGAATGAATTGGAGCGACTCACTCAACCCCTTCTGGAAGCCCTCCAATTGTTGAAAAAACAACAGCCTGATCTTCAATTTACATTGGCTGGTCTTTCTGATCTGGCCGATTCTTATTATGAACCCTTTCTGACTCTTGACGGAATCACGTTGATCAAAGATGACCCTTACCCAATGATCTTTCATGCTGATCTCGCTATTGTGGCTTCTGGAACGGCCACCTTGGAAACTGCTTATCTGGGCACCCCGCTGGTCGTGATCTATCGAATTGCCCCCCTTTCTTATCTTATTGGTAAACTGCTGGTGAAGATCGATCACATCGCCATGCCCAATCTGATCGTGGATGAACGGGCCATACCTGAATTGATCCAAAAGGATGCCAACGGGCAAACGATCGCGAAGGAAACTCTTCATCTGCTATCTGATCAAGCTGCTCGTATTGAAATGTCAAGCAAGCTGGCCATACTTAAGGACGCCCTGGGTCAGCCGGGTTGTGCTAAAATTATTGCTAGCCTCATTTTGAAGGATCTGGATTAA
- a CDS encoding Gfo/Idh/MocA family oxidoreductase → MTNSSKLRAGLIGAGHIGRFHTRHLSQHNDWDCVGVFDTDHNRTKLIAAEFGVPAIHNVETLIKNCDALFITCPTQFHFSHASTAIDAGKHVFIEKPITATLAEGEKLIASAENAGVKIQVGHVERFNPALTALDGIELNPQFIEAHRLVSFVPRGINNPVVHENMIHDIDIILSLVKSPVKDIQANGLAVVSKLADIANARIAFENGCVANVTASRISLNPMRKMRIFQKEHYITIDFQSGSTEMYRLVQNDSVSRGDKIIPLEGSDKVIVYTNKALPKTDAMYAEQAAFAKAIRNNDTPIVSGRDGLKALQIAEMINQQLMNQ, encoded by the coding sequence ATGACAAACTCATCTAAACTCAGAGCCGGATTGATCGGCGCAGGCCATATTGGTCGTTTTCATACCAGACATCTCAGCCAGCATAATGACTGGGATTGTGTGGGTGTCTTTGACACAGATCATAACAGAACCAAGCTTATCGCAGCTGAGTTTGGCGTTCCTGCCATTCATAATGTCGAGACTCTCATAAAGAATTGTGATGCCCTGTTCATCACCTGTCCTACCCAATTCCATTTCTCACATGCCTCCACTGCTATTGATGCTGGCAAACATGTTTTTATTGAGAAACCTATCACCGCCACCCTTGCAGAAGGTGAAAAGCTAATCGCATCTGCTGAAAACGCTGGGGTCAAAATCCAGGTTGGGCACGTAGAACGCTTTAATCCTGCCCTTACTGCCCTGGATGGCATTGAACTAAATCCTCAATTTATTGAAGCTCATCGCCTGGTGAGTTTTGTTCCCCGGGGAATTAACAATCCCGTCGTGCACGAGAATATGATCCATGATATTGATATCATTCTGTCGCTGGTAAAAAGTCCGGTGAAAGATATTCAAGCCAATGGCCTCGCTGTGGTTTCCAAGTTGGCTGATATTGCCAACGCTCGTATTGCTTTCGAAAATGGTTGTGTTGCCAACGTAACCGCCAGCCGTATTTCGCTAAATCCCATGCGTAAGATGCGCATCTTCCAGAAGGAGCATTATATAACCATTGATTTTCAATCCGGCTCCACAGAAATGTATCGTCTGGTTCAGAACGATTCAGTATCCAGGGGTGATAAGATTATTCCCCTGGAGGGATCAGATAAGGTCATCGTGTACACGAACAAGGCGCTTCCAAAAACCGATGCCATGTACGCAGAGCAAGCCGCCTTTGCGAAAGCGATCCGCAATAATGATACACCTATTGTAAGTGGGCGGGATGGACTTAAGGCATTGCAGATCGCCGAAATGATCAACCAACAACTAATGAATCAATAA
- a CDS encoding carboxypeptidase M32, with protein sequence MKNSGLAKSAFVVILPWSSFWRDANNYLKGRNMSAQDVILKELLEASHLQGVEALLGWDQETYMPEGAGAARAEQVAYITGLMHAKLVGEPLKRALAELIDLETGELLTMTLNERETRQLKEIWLDYRQNAALPAEFVTTLAKHASVSQQAWTRARKDNDFSFYEPFLTKMVQMQREKAQYLSQGSTDYDALMNQFEPKMTSEKVSSLFKDLRTRLVPLIQNIQEVKHRVNGSVLGKEYDIDQQWSFGMDMLKAIGFDMNIGRQDRSAHPFTTSTHPTDVRTTTRLRGNDLKAALLGTMHEGGHALYEQGLLLEEYGNPLGQAISLGIHESQSRLWENLVGLSPSFWRFAYPKLQTKFKDQLRDTTREQFYAAINRVRPSMIRVEADEATYNLHIMLRFEIEKMLINEDFPVAELPGLWNEKMEKYLGICPRNDAEGVLQDVHWSFGAFGYFPTYTLGNLYSVQFFNQAKQELPGLEDQFGRGEFSNLLTWLRENIHQKGRLYKAEELVKNLTGQELSAKPFMDYLETKYRKIYKLS encoded by the coding sequence ATGAAAAATTCAGGTTTAGCGAAAAGTGCATTTGTTGTTATTTTACCATGGTCGTCATTTTGGCGAGATGCAAACAATTATTTAAAGGGTCGAAATATGTCAGCACAGGATGTAATTCTAAAAGAATTGCTGGAAGCCAGCCATCTACAGGGAGTAGAAGCCTTATTGGGTTGGGATCAGGAAACTTATATGCCGGAAGGTGCCGGTGCGGCGCGGGCTGAACAGGTCGCCTACATCACCGGTTTAATGCACGCCAAATTGGTGGGCGAACCCCTGAAAAGAGCTTTGGCAGAGCTCATTGATCTGGAAACAGGCGAGTTGCTGACCATGACCCTGAATGAACGTGAGACTCGGCAACTGAAAGAAATCTGGTTGGATTATCGCCAAAATGCGGCCTTGCCGGCAGAGTTTGTCACCACCCTGGCAAAACACGCCTCAGTGTCACAACAGGCCTGGACTCGGGCTCGTAAGGATAACGATTTTTCATTTTACGAGCCATTTCTAACTAAAATGGTTCAAATGCAGCGGGAAAAAGCCCAATATCTCTCACAGGGATCTACCGATTATGATGCCCTCATGAATCAATTTGAGCCGAAGATGACCTCTGAAAAAGTCAGTAGTCTTTTTAAGGATCTCCGAACACGACTGGTTCCGCTCATTCAGAATATTCAGGAAGTCAAACATCGGGTCAATGGCAGTGTCCTTGGTAAAGAATACGATATCGATCAACAGTGGTCCTTTGGGATGGACATGCTGAAAGCCATTGGTTTTGATATGAATATCGGACGGCAGGATCGCTCGGCTCATCCCTTTACCACCAGCACCCATCCGACTGATGTTCGCACCACGACCAGGTTACGTGGGAACGATCTTAAAGCCGCTTTGTTGGGAACCATGCATGAAGGTGGTCACGCCCTGTATGAACAAGGATTGTTGCTGGAAGAATATGGCAACCCCTTGGGTCAGGCCATTTCTCTGGGTATCCATGAAAGCCAATCCCGTCTCTGGGAAAACCTGGTTGGGTTAAGCCCGTCCTTCTGGCGGTTTGCTTATCCCAAGCTTCAGACAAAATTCAAAGATCAATTGCGCGACACGACTCGGGAACAGTTTTATGCTGCTATCAATCGGGTTCGTCCCAGTATGATCCGTGTTGAAGCAGACGAAGCGACTTACAATTTGCATATCATGCTACGCTTTGAGATCGAAAAAATGCTGATCAATGAAGATTTTCCCGTGGCTGAGCTACCAGGACTTTGGAACGAAAAAATGGAAAAATACCTGGGTATTTGTCCCCGCAACGATGCTGAGGGAGTGCTCCAGGATGTTCACTGGTCGTTTGGTGCTTTTGGCTATTTCCCCACCTACACTCTTGGAAATCTCTATAGCGTCCAATTTTTTAATCAAGCCAAACAGGAGTTACCCGGTTTGGAGGATCAATTCGGAAGGGGCGAATTTTCGAATCTGTTAACTTGGCTGAGAGAGAACATTCATCAAAAAGGACGCCTTTATAAGGCTGAAGAGCTGGTCAAGAATCTCACCGGTCAGGAATTATCCGCCAAGCCATTCATGGATTATCTGGAAACCAAATACCGCAAGATTTATAAACTGAGTTGA